From a single Molothrus aeneus isolate 106 unplaced genomic scaffold, BPBGC_Maene_1.0 scaffold_70, whole genome shotgun sequence genomic region:
- the LOC136571136 gene encoding myeloid-associated differentiation marker homolog produces the protein MPAPCRPPSLLRCVQALSALLALALAAAPGYWNPGEGDGCLSAWALSFVFTTLLLLNDAFRRPPPRRDLPLALACAAAMACATATILWPLGHLRGHEGSYGRPRALRAAATAASAIATLAYAAEVARDRARPGEAAPYLATPSGLLKVAEAFLALLLLGLSAELHAASGPAALRWCLGIFCVSFVLGVLLVGGCLLGWGWCGWMRDPEGLRWGLGIYAGLGVVAYGATTVLWSLYSFSDDMGGQSRRPYGCPATCPWDRKVLVAVLSGLNLVAFGVDLGQTGRLVLLRA, from the coding sequence ATGCCCGCTCCGTGCCGCCCCCCGTCCCTCCTGCGCTGCGTCCAGGCCCTCAGCGCCCTCCTGGCCCTGGCTCTGGCCGCAGCCCCCGGCTACTGGAACCCGGGCGAGGGCGACGGCTGCTTGTCCGCCTGGGCCTTGTCCTTCGTCTTcaccaccctcctcctcctcaacgACGCCTTCCGCCGCCCTCCGCCCCGCCGCGACCTCCCGCTGGCCCTGGCTTGTGCCGCCGCCATGGCTTGCGCCACCGCCACCATCTTGTGGCCTCTGGGCCACCTCCGGGGACACGAGGGCAGCTACGGCCGCCCCCGCGCCCTCCGCGCCGCCGCCACGGCCGCCTCGGCCATCGCCACGTTGGCCTACGCCGCCGAGGTGGCCCGCGACCGGGCGCGACCCGGCGAGGCCGCCCCTTACCTGGCCACTCCCTCGGGGCTGCTCAAGGTGGCCGAAGCCTTCCtcgccctcctcctcctcgggcTGTCGGCCGAGCTGCACGCGGCGTCGGGGCCGGCGGCTCTGCGTTGGTGTCTGGGCATTTTCTGCGTGTCCTtcgtgctgggggtgctgctggtcGGGGGgtgcctgctgggctgggggtggtgcGGGTGGATGAGGGACCCCGAGGGGCTGCGCTGGGGGTTGGGGATCTAcgcggggctgggggtggtggcCTACGGGGCGACCACGGTGCTCTGGTCGCTCTACAGCTTCTCGGATGACATGGGGGGCCAGTCCCGGAGACCTTACGGCTGCCCGGCCACGTGCCCCTGGGACAGGAAGGTGCTGGTGGCCGTGCTCAGCGGCCTCAATTTGGTGGCGTtcggggtggatttggggcagaCGGGGAGGTTGGTGCTGTTGAGGGCCTGA